Genomic window (Lycium barbarum isolate Lr01 chromosome 2, ASM1917538v2, whole genome shotgun sequence):
CAGCGCCATCTATCTTTCCGGCAATCCAGTTCATCATCAACGAACCAaacacattgagatggatattcACTTCGTTCGTGAGAAAGTCCAACGTGGTGAAGTTCGTGTTCTTCATGTTCCATCCCGTTATCAAATTGCAGATATCTTCACCAAGGGTCTGCCTAAGGTTTTATTTGacgattttcgggacagtctcagtgttCGGAAACCTCcagcttcgactgcgggggtgtgatagattatgtaaatcaTATTATGTTTTTGTGTATATTTCCTTGTTTGTTAAGTGTATATCTTGTCCATAATTATCGCTAGTCAATCCCTTAATCTTAGGCTTAATCTTAGGCTGAGATTTCTACTGTACTTTGTATATATTTCAACCTTAAACAATGAATCAAACACAGAGCATTATCCTATAATTGTCACCATTCACCAATGCATGTGTGTAGATTAACATAATAAAAACTATACAGAAGTAATTTTGAACATCATTATTATATATCCAAAACCATACAATAGCCAACAATGTACAAGATATATGACATGCTCGATCCAAATATATTATTTCTGTAAGagatattgtaaatttattacTTCGAAGTCGTTGTCCCCTTCTCTTAGCCACACACTACACTATCTTCAATAGTAGACGAGGAGAGATTGGGATAGAGGACGATCCAAAACAGAAATAAAGTAGCATTATACATCTATTACTTAAATATTTGACAAGATACAAAGTTTCAAAACCAAGTCTTTACAAAGTTAAACATAAAAACCATGACATCTTAATATAATAGTGTCAGTCTTTTTCgacaaaataaaaggaaaaagaatgACATACAAATTAAATTTTAAGGGATGAATGACATACAAATTAAATTTTAAGGGATCTGTTTTCTAGCTAGCAATAGTTTGAACTTAGAGCCCATTTGGGTTAGCTAATTATACTAGTAGAGACGGATCTAAGATTTCTAAAATATGAGTGAACCGTTAAAttaagaaaggaagaaaaaataAGGTATATTTAGGTGTGAATGAACCATGTCCCTCAAGATAAATAACTCAGTATTAAATCAAATGCACTGTTTAGCTCTTTTGGACCATAAGGGCCAGCAGATAATATTAGATTAATCATAAAAAATAATGTACATAATATACCTAATTTGGCAGAAAGACCATGAATTCACAAATGCCATAATCTGTAGAGTGAACAAGCCCCGAATATTAGTTGGTTGATAAGCCTTAGATGTTGAATAATACTTTTTAagtgttaaaattattttataaataaatatttacgtGTTTGAATATAAATTTTTGAAACTGATAATAACTTATAATAAGTTGTGGAGCTGTGTGCTTTATCAACATCTTTTTACCGTGTCTTGTGGTGTATATGAAGTCATTCTATCTTTAGCTATTGTATTTTCCTTTCAGTCAGAAAATACAATTTATATTGGAATAATATAACGTCCGGAGAAAAAGGCctaatgcatatgcggcccccTATGCATTAAGCCTAAGAAAGAGGCATCTCTAAATATAAAATGATTCATAATCATTGTACAATAAAATCAAGACAGGGAAGAGAATTTAGGGAGACAAGATTAATGAGAGAATTCTTTCCGCTTtgtattcatcataatgacctccttatataGAAGTAAGGCCTTCTTTCTCCTAGTCTAACAGGGTAACCCTATTCTAATAGAACTATAATTCTTATATTATCATAAttaccttatctgacttctttttatgcttttattgagccgagggtctttcggaaacagccgtcctaccttggtaggagtaaggtctgtgtacactctaccctccccagaccccacgatgtgggatttcactgggttgttgttgtacaATTGTACCATAAATAAACTATTATATACTCTCAaaccatcccccccccccccccctctcaagttggagcatgaggATTTCGAATGCCCAACTTGCCAAAAAATATTGATGGTGTGATTTGCCCAAAGCCTTTGTAAACACATCGGCCAATTGCTCACTGGTGGAGACGTGACTAGCAAGTATTATACCGCATTGGAGTGCGTTTCAGAAGTAGTGACAATCAATTTCAATGTGTTTAGTTCGTTCATGAAACACCGGATTGCGTGCAATGTATAATGTCGCTTGACTATAACAATACGTTTTCACCAAAGATTTATGGTCAACATCCAAACTATTCAAGATTCCCTTCAGCCATTTCAATTCACATATTGTCATTGCCATTGACCTGTATTTCGCCTCCGCTGACGAGCGAGTGACAATGTGTTGCTTCTTGATTTTCCATGATATAGGTGAATTCCTGAGGGAGATAAACCAGCCGGTAAGTGATTTTCGAGTCAAACAGATATCCAGCCCAGTCCGAATCACACCATCCGTACAACTGGAGATCATAATCTTTTCTCATCACAATACCTTGTCTAGCGTTCTTCAAGTAGAGCACCACACAGAGAGCCGCATTCCAGTGTGCTTCCTTCGACTGTTGCATGAATTGGGACAGAACATGCACGCAATATGACAACTCATATCTCGTAAAACTGAGGTATATGTCTACTGAACAGATATTGGTATGGTTTCGGATCTCTCAAAGGGGCTCCTTTGGCCAACGCCAAACCGTGATTTTGCTCCATAGGAGTATTGATTAGTTTAACTCCCAGTAAACTAGACTCAGAATTATATCCAAGGCATATTTTTGTTGACAGAGAAATAACTCGGTTCGCATGCAACTTCAACTCCGAAAAAATACTTAAGAAGGCCCAAATCCTTCATGTGAAAACAAGTGCGGAGATAGTCTGTGAATCATTCAATGGCACTATGGTCATTTCCGGTATAATCAAGTCATCCACATATATGGGCCAGCGAAATGCCACAGGAGGAATAATTGAGTCCGAGTAAATGTTAGAAGCGTGAATCGATTTGGACTGACAGCTGTCTAGCTGATCCGTAGGTTCGATATTCGGTGTCCGTACGTCTTCCATTGGAGTTTCGTTCCTGCTTACATAATCAATCTGGTCTTCTTCGAAATCATGTTGGTTTCTTTCTTCCTCAATTTCACCGGGATCACTTCTATGTTGTCGACCAAGTTACTTGATCCTTCGGCAAAGGGGAACTTAGTCTCATAGAAGTCCACATCTCTTGAGACTAATTATTCATCATTGTCTAAGTCATACAATCTCCAACCCTTCTGTCCGTAGAGGTATTCCAAGAAGAAACACCTATGACTCCGACTCTCAAATTTGTCCCTCGTTCTTCCCTTTGTGTCTGTGTAGCAGAGTGACCCTATCACCCTTAAGTGATCATACTGGGGTGCATTCCCGTACAAAATTTCATAAGGGATTTTTCCATTCAAAACCGAAGACGGCGTTCTATTGATCAAATACCCTGCAGTCAAAACACATTCTCCCCAAAATTTGATCTGAAGATGACCCTGAAATCTCAATGCTTATACCACATTAAGAATGTGACGGTGTTTTCTTTCAACTCTTCCATTCTGTTGCAGTTTCCCTATGCAAGATGTTTGAAACAGAATTTCATGCTTGAAGAAGTAAATCTTCATACACGTGAACTCAGTTCCGTTGTCACTTCTAACTATCTTCACCTTTTTTCGAACTGCCTCTCCACAAAAGCTAAGAAATTCCTCAAGGTTTGGGACACTTCTTTCTTATTAACTAAGACAAAAATCCACACGGCTCGTGAACAGTCATCcacaatagtaaaaaaaaaaatatgaagcacCACAAGAGGAAGGGGTTCTATATGTCCCCTATAAATCGCAATGAATCATCTCAAAAGTATCCGAAGCAATATTATCACTTAAAAGAAAAACACTTCTCGTTTGCCTTGCCCGTTGGCATACATCACATTCTCTATCCAATCTATTACCACTCTCCTTTAAGCCTAATGCCATAATAGACTTTGTTACTTGTGCTGAAGGATGACCCAACCGTTTATTCCAAAGATCGAACCAATCAACTGCCTCTACCTTCATAGCCTGTAACAGCGGCACATTCTGAAAATACTAAAGCCCACCTCGACGCTCACCCTTTTCAATTAGCTTCCTTGTGGTGGAGTCTATCATAGAACACATAATTCTATTAAATgtcacatcataatctaaataatCAACTAGTTGTGATTCAGAAATTAAATTGCATGTCAAATCGGGAATATAAAAGACATTCTTTAACCATATCCTGTCATTTGACCTCGTTGTTCTTTCTTTTGTAGCCACAGAGCTACTTCCGTCTGGAAGACCAATCGGACACTTAGGAATTTCTCACTTACTGCTCAGTTCCTCCGGATTACCTGTCACATGGTTGGTAGCTCCAGAGTCTATGATCCAAGATGAGTTTTCGATCTTACTATCTATCTTCCAATTCGAGTTTATTCTCTAGGAATTCAACGTGTGAATCACAGTCTTCCGGATCTCATCGCTCAAATTGTAAAGTCTTGTGTCACATGTGTTCAACGTTCCTATCTTCTCCTGAGTTCCTTCTTTGACAACATGGTGTTAGCCCGATAATTGCCTCTTCCACGATCGGTTCCTGGTCCACCactttgttgttgttgctatCCTCGTCTTCTTCCTCTGATTTTCTCGTCTCCTTTTTTATTTCCTGGCCACCATTCCAGATAACCAACGAGTCAAAAACATCCATTCATAATGTGTTCGGATCCCTTGCAATGTGTGCAGGGTTTCTTCCTTGTACGGCAAAAGCCATGGTTTCACTCCGGTCCTCTGTTTTTCGTGTGATTCCTTTCACACTCTCTTCTTGCACCACCTTCAAATAGACCTTGTTTAATGATGGCAACGGTTCCTGGACCAGTATGTTTGACCTCACCATTCCATATGTTCCCTCATCCAATCCCATGAGGAAAAGAtgcactttttcttcttcttttttggctTCTAGGACCGTTTCTAGATTGCACATGCATTTTCCGCACCTACAAGTTGGGATCTGTTCATAATTCGCCAATTCCTCCCACAACTTAGTGAGTTTTCCATAGTAATCTACTATGGTCCTTCCTTTTTGTTTGCGCTCCGCTAGTTCCGCCTTTATTTATTGCAACCGATGGCCGTTAAACCGTTCTCGGATGCTTGTCCATAATTCTTCCATTTCATCTTTATGTGTAATCGTTGAGCGAAGCATCGGTTCTATGGTGTTGCGAATCCACAACACCTACAGTGAGTTTATAGTCCACCAATCTTCCAAGTCTGGCGACTCTTCATCCGGTTTCTTGATCGTACCGTCAACGAAGACAAATTTCTTCCTTGCTCTTAGAGATGTCCTCATAGATCTAGCCCATTATTCATCACCACAATTCCAGGGTTATCATTTGACGTAATGTCATAAGGAGagattgtttttctttgggttttGTTTTCTTCATCGGCGATTCTGTTGTTGGTATTATCggtttctttatcgtcacctgcCATGGTTTTAGGGTTTTTGTGTTGCTTTCAatgtggctctgataccatgttaaaatcAAGATAGAGACGAGAATTTAGAGAGACAAGACTAATAAGAGAATTCTTTCTGCTTTGTTTTCATcataatgacctccttatataAAAGTAATGTCTTCTTTCTCCTAGTCTAACAAGGTAAACCTATTCTAATAGAACTATAATTCCCATATTATTATGATTACAATTGTACCATAAATAAACTATTATATACTCTCAATACTGTAGGACAGTGCAATAAGGAGACAATGAATTTGGGGCGGGGAAGTGTTGACATGGTTGGTCGATAGAGTCAATGATGAGTTGATTTCTGAGATGGTCACTCATATTATATTTATTATCTCATAAAGTCACTTTCTTGGTTGAAAGAAAttgaaatttaagaaaaaaaaggtaatttTTTGAAATAATAACTATTTGTTGAATAATCATATGAGAAATCAACCCAGTCAATGATACTAGTGCTAACAATTATTCTTTTGCTACTTGATATGAGTTGAGTAATGAAAAAAGAACTTCTCTACGTTCTCAACAAAGCAAGGAAAGGATGACAGGTGACACAAAAcatagggtgtgttcggtatgaaggaaaatattttcctgaaaaatgtgttctcagaaaataagtgaatttcttctTATTTTCTTATGTTCGGTTGGGTAgaggaaaataagtgaatttcttacttattttctcatgttcgattGGTTGGTAGAAAACATTTTTTTGAAAATACCACCCATGCCCCCCACCAACACcaccaccccataccacaccaGCCCCTACACCCACCCCATTCCCGCCACCCCCAATTAGCGTGACGAACTAAATCAATTTGGAAAGCTTTTttgtgaaaataatttttagattCATAAAGTACCGAATGAGTTAATGGATCTGAATTGTCACAAAACTTATAATAAAATTGGCCATTAaagtaatttttattttatctttttcaAAAGTTATCTAACTTTGCCTAGTTAGCCTTCATGATCATTTTAGTTGAAAATACAACTTATGTACCTATTTAATGATGTGACAGTTGTGAGTATTTAggaaaaattatttaaaaaattaaaatcagtACTTGGGTTTAATTAGGATCAAACCCACCCTAAAGCCGACCCAATCCCTCAAGCGTACAtgtatgtttattttattttgttttatgtcTATGCTAGGACCTAAAAAATAAACTTTTTGATTTTCTGTATATCATGTCAAACGTTTGTTACAAATTCTTTCCACTTAGCTTAAAGAAAATTAAACTTAGCTCATTATTAAAAAAATGTGGTTTGAATTTACAGAATCTAATTTGTGTACTATCGTTGCTTTACTTGAAGTCAAGTTGTGTTGGCCAATAAGAGTTTACAGAAGCTGTGTATTTTGCTTCACCTGAAGTCAACTTTTGTTATCTATCAATTTTTTGAAATGTAAGAATGAAGAGTTTAAAGTGGGTTGAATTCTAAATAAATCTAAGTACTAATTTTAATTTCTGAAATTTACAACTCCCATGTCATTAACTAGGCCAAATTAAATGATTTTTGGAaggcaaaataaaaataagtaacTTTGATATGTGGAAAATTACTATGAGCCCggttggattggcttataagttgcttataagctgttttcagcttttttgagtgtttgactggtcagcttcaagtcattttgtgcttcaaataagctcaaaaaaataattgggcccatttgacttagtttatctaaaacagcttataagctgaaaacagcttataagccaaaaaaaataagttagactaccccaacttattttttttagcttatccaaacaggctctataacTACAAGTTGTGTGACTATTCAGGCAATCAACTTTAGACTGAACTTTCACTAATTAAGGGATTCCGAATTTGAGACATGGAATCACAAACCATTCAATGGAATTCATCTAAATTATAATCATTCATTAACAAACGAGTTAATAATGACATTTCATGGAAAAAGAACGAGTGTGCACTCTTAAACCAAAATAATTACCCGCTCATACTTCCATTACTTTTATATgctaaaaaaaaaagtctttacTCGAGATGTCCCCCAATTATAATACTTACATGGtctataaatatactgagataatATCATAGAAGAATGCTTCAGTCCTCCTCTTAGTCacccatgataccatcatggtatataaatatactgagatggtattatggatgatgatgtttatttattcaaaaagacacacttttctcgaaaaaaatcctctatgataccatcgttttatatacatatactatgatggtatcatgaaggactgcttcagtcctttagtgagacactcctcaggaccatagtaccatcgtggtatataaatacactgagatggtatcatggagggtTGCTTCAgtcttctcttagtcctccatgataccatcatgatatataaatatactgcgatgaTATCACGGAGGGAGGGGTTTGGGAGAGAGGGTACGCCTGATAAATATTTCTGGCCGGCTGGGGTAGAAGCAAAATTACTTTAGGAGGGGCATGAGGTgggtaaatattttatattttaaaggTATTTGGTGCTATTTTCCCAAAAAGATAAGAAGTCCCACGGGTTAAAAATTTACCCGCTTCAAGTATTTACTCCAACCTAATATAATGCATATTATGTATTTGAATATTgactttttttttggaaaatattgaCTTCTTTTATACTTAAATTAATATGTATCTATATAACCATCGGGTGTTCATATAATTTTTTACACTCTCTTACCTAATTTTGTTAACTATAAGCTACGGAAGTAGTGACATAATCAAGGGGTTAAATGTCATGAAGCTCGCAAGCGACTTCTACTGCCAACTTGTCACTAAAACATTGCGGACCAACAACAAAGCCACCAATGCtgaggaaaagtctccatttccTTTTTTGTCCCATAGCTGAAATAAACATTTGCCTAACCTATTTAGACATCTCTCACATAGTCACATAGCGCGTCAATATGTTCGGTTTAGCTTTTCATTATCacaaaaagaaatgtttttacaTAGGGGATTAGTAAATAGAGGGACAATATATGAACCGTGAGAACTTAACATAAACTTACCGTGTAAAAGACTTCCACTTACCGTGTAAAAGACTTCCACTAATGATACATGTACAACACTAAATTGGGATGGAAATTGCTTTACCCAAATTATGCCATTTAGCTTTAAAAATAATTATACATTAAAAGTAAAAAGTAAGAATATGTATTGCTTAATTTATtttaatatatgtattttttaaaatttgtttaaGAATGGTGTTATTTTGTTACTCGTTCGTTTCAATTATATCTCAGTTTACGTGTTTAAGATCTTAAAATTTAAAGGTTTTTTAGTATACTGCATAAATCTTTAGTTTAAGATCTTAAAAATTAAAAGCattcttttttttccttaaattataTGTCCAATCAAAGTAACTATGATTAGGTGATAAATGTAGGTATATTACATACATCTTGTATTTATTAATTTAACGTAGATATCGATACAAATAAACGCTTTCAAATTGACACGAAATCGATCATTTCTAGACGAATACATTCTCGTATGCAGAAATACAAATATTATCAGATAAATTGGATGAATGAAGTAAACATAATTTATTTTCATCGACATAGTTATTTTGCATGACGATACTCTATCATTTGCATTGCTCTTGCAACTTCTCCGCGTAAATTACGTATGCAATTATTATTAAGggttcaaaaataaaaataaaaataaaatgtgTCTTTAAGATGACAGTTATACCGACAGGCAACCGGCAATCACCCAAGCAGGTCTACCGCAGATAATCTTTCtgctaatttatgtgatacacttatAATTTTAGTGTGTCAAAAAATAATGTcatctttttatattttaaaaaatttaactttatgagataatttatagtcacacaaacaTTAttgatcacaaattttaaaagtttttttttaattttatatctaATTAAATGATGTCACATAAATAGAAACggaaaaaatattaaatatatcTTTTTCCCTACATGTGACTGGCATAATCGGTTATAGATTTAATGAAAATATCAGTGAGCTTTCACAAGTGGATCTCCTCATATTTATTTCCTTTTATATCCCTGAGGAATCAGGGGTACACTATTATAAAAGCACATAAACGTGGCCGCCAATTTCTTCATTCCTCTTTGGACGTTAAGTTTTCAGTTTGCCCTTTGCTTTAACTCTTAATTACGATTCTACCATTTTGCTTATATGATCCCTGTTGGTCACCGGAAAATCAAGACTAGCCTCCATCTCCTATTCCTTCACTACTTCAGGTAACAAATTTATTTGCGATCAACCATGCTGTTTAACTATGATGCCACTGAGAAATGGGGTATTGGTGAGGGTGTTGGTGAGTTGATTGATTACTTTTTGGGTAGAATTAAGCCTTTTCGCCTTTTCCATGTAGCTTGTTTGGggtacactactaaaaaaaaaaattttagcGGCTATTTCTCATCGAACGTCAGTGAGAATAACCTAAATAGTAGTTTCTCATCGAATGTCAGTGAGAATAACCTAAATAGTAGTGCTTTCACAGAAAAAACTAGAAAGTTTTCCAGCGTTTCAATAGAAATTTTTTTTGCCATCCTGCGTTTTTCCATTAAACTGATTCAGTGAGAATGAAGtggaaaaaaatcatattttataaaataaattttccACTAAATGTTAATTATAGCATAAATTTCCGGTGAATGTTAATGAGAAAAACTTTTATTTCTAGCACGGTAGACTTAAGCTTATTGTTGATTTGTCGATGTACTTCATGTAACAAAGCTATTTGGCAAGTAATTACTGTTGTTTAACTATGATGTCATCTCCGAGAATGGGTTGAGGGTGTTGGTGAGTTGATTGAttgatatacttttttttttttctggtagaATTAAGACTAATGTTGATTTTTTTTGATCGGTGTTTTTCAGGTAACAAAGCTATTTGTAAGCAATTACTGTTATTAAACTATGATGCCATCTCCAAGAACTCACCACCGGAGAGGTAGTAAAGACGACAAGAATCCAACGAAAATTAGGTTATCGGAGAAATCCAAGTCGTTTCACGGACAGACCTCAGGTAGCAGCAGCAGTAAGCCTGAGTTGTTGCGAAGGCCGAAGACGGTGCCGGACTTGCTTGCCGGACGTAGAACTGAGTCGACGGCAGTGAACATCAGGCCGATGGAGAAATTCATGAAGTTGCTGGTGAATGTAACGATTCAAAGAAGTGTTGGACCTGTACAGGTACTAGTAATATTTTACTACTTTCCTTTTCTAAGTTACAAATtaatgttttttttattttttataaatagtTTATTTATTAAGTATAAAATAAATTATGATAgtcatgagaatttttcactttttttcggaaaATATTTTCACTTTACTTGAAAATGAGCGTTTGGTTATAAAAATTCCAATTCAACTAGGAGCCGTATTTAAAAAATATCTAAAATTCTATTTTCACTTTTAGAACATtcaaacaattaaatattttttgaaaaaattataaccaaactcaactccaactttaaaatataaagtgaaaaatatttgacttTCATGGTCAAATGCCTACTTAGTACACATGATAGTAGTATAtaatactccttccgtttcaatttgtttatctGATTTTGACTTGACACGAAATCTAATGAAGAAgattttcttaaattaaaaatatgtaaaATATATCAAAAAGTCTTTAAAACTTATGGTTTTAAACACGCCAGGAAAATTGGAATTATCCTTTTTCTAAACGGacttaaaagaaaaataaaacaaaaaatttgAAACATGAGGAGTATTCTTTTCTTGATCTATAATTTCAAGATAATTTAATTAAGCTTTGTGGATTTAAGTTATAGTAGCAATACCGATAACATAGACAATTATGAAGTTGGTGGTGAATGTGAGGATTCAAAGGAGTGTTTGGCCTGTACAGGTATTAATATCGTTGGAATCAACTGTGGTGGATTTAATTGCTGCTGCTTTAGGGCAATATTCGAAGGAAGGAAGAAGGCCAGTGCTTTCATCTATTGATACTGCTGATTATGATCTTCATTACTCGCAATTCAGCTTAGAAAGTAAGAGCCAATTAAATTTTTGTACATATGTTTACTTTCCTTTTCTAAGTTACAAAATATGCTTTTTTATAGTAAATAGTGAATTTATTAAATAGAAAAAAATTATGATAAGTTACGTATTCGATTTAATTTTAAGTGGATTTACGTTATAGTAATACCGATAGCAGAGGCAATTATGTTTCTTTTTCTAGATGACAAGTTTAATTTTTCGAAGCAATTATTTGCAGTAATTTATTAAACAAATTTAAATTATgatgaaaccttaacaaaattgGGTTATATATGTGCTGACGTTCTTGATTTTTTATAAACAGTTGcttatattattttatgtgatattcttttctttttaatcacattcataaaaaaaattaaaaataaaaagatatctttctatattttagttgaaatttaattttaaactttctATTTTATCTTAATGAATTGATTATAGCCACAAAAAAAATTATGGCTTGTTTTAGCcgaaattgtttttttttcaaaaaaaaaaaaaaaaaaaactcctaaaCTTCGTATTCAATCAaataatgtcacataaattggaataaTTTCCATTTTGTTCGTTATAAAATGAGAGTTTGAAAATT
Coding sequences:
- the LOC132626259 gene encoding uncharacterized protein At4g22758-like, which codes for MMPSPRTHHRRGSKDDKNPTKIRLSEKSKSFHGQTSGSSSSKPELLRRPKTVPDLLAGRRTESTAVNIRPMEKFMKLLVNVTIQRSVGPVQVLISLESTVVDLIAAALGQYSKEGRRPVLSSIDTADYDLHYSQFSLESLKREEKLNALGSRNFFMCPRNGGPTTSSSSCGKQADTSTKIPLPWLKFMDFLL